ATGGGGAGAGGGACCCCACCACCAGTTTAAAAGCCCCACCTGGCTGGTTTAAAGCCCTTCTCATGCCACTCCCGAAGCCACGCCTGGAGCTCACCACTGTACTCTACACAGGACGGACTTGTACAACCTATGAGTAAAACAAGCAGAGACAGCCCAAGGgcccttgcagcagcaggacagtgaAGGTGTTGGTGAAATAACTTTATTTAGTGTGATACACGGCTGTGGTCAGACAGTCCATACTCATATTAATAGTCACACTTACTCGGCTAACAGCTAGGAGACAGCAGGGCCAGACACACACTCAATATTATACACATCCATAGAGAAGACAGTGGGAAGTGAACTATTTCATTTCACTAATTACCCGCCCCATTACTTAGggtctcccccctccctcccccctggTCCGTGACTCAACAACACGACAGCAGAGCAGCGCACACCTGCCTGTGAGAAGGGGACAGCAAAACCTGTTCTACGGCAGACACGGACACACCGACAAACATCAGCAATTCCCACACAACAGGGGTATGTACAGAGGAGGGGGCCGAGTGGGAcctggctctgccagctggggctgtgtgtAAAGGGGGGAAGGACACTCCAGAGCAGAATGGGAAACCACATCCCAGCTTCCTCCTGCAGGCCAGCTCACCCGGGAGGGGAAGGGACAGGGCTCTGGGGAACAGAATGTCAGTCACCAGCAGAGAGGTGACTTGCAAGCCAACGTGGGGACTGCCAGCTCCAGTCCAaggctgccccttcccctcccatgACAGCCCACAGGCTTCTGAAGCATGCAGGCTGTGTCAGTGACCAACGGACATCCTGCTAGGGGAGTGTCACTAATGACTGAATGCTGCTGTCCTCACCCATCACACTGTGGTCAGTCACTCTCCTGCCTACTACCATCCTCCCTGTCAGCATGACACAGGCcaggagatgaaaaaaacagCGAATGGCTTACCATTATCTGACTGTTTTATCCTCCTCTCTGTCAACCTAACGACTTCTGGTTGGGACAgatggatgaaaaaaaacccagtcaaaAGTCTCTGAAAAGCTCTATTAACATAATTAGAAACCAGGGGCAGGGGAAAGAAGAGGTATTTCCCAACCTCCAAGGTCGAGAAGTGACACCAAAATTCGCTTCAGCAGCATACAATCCCTCCATTCCTCTCCCCAGGTCTGACTATAAATCCCTGCCACTGCTCATCTCAGCTTTGGCCATGCTGCAGCTTCAAACTACCCCAAAAATGAGAATGCTACTAGCCCCATCCTCCAGAAGTCTACTacaaaggcagaagcagctATGTATGATTTCACCAAGCAGCAACCTAGGTATGGGAGTAGAACAGCTATCGCTGCCCTTCACTCTGCTGTAGCTCTCCTGCTCCACGTGAAGAAGCTCCCAGTCTACATGATGAGGAACAAGAGAACAGAGACTAAGAAAGGAGCCTGAACAGCATCTGTGACTCCCAGGGCAGCTGTTGCCCTGTAGTGATGGATTTTGAGCaactgtttgctttctctgttgaCAGACAGGTCCCAGGTCTCTACAAACCACCCTGAGAAACTCTCCCCACCCAGCCTCAAGCTGCAAAGCCTCTGTaccctcttccttccccacaTCTGACACCCAACACTCACCGAGCGCCAGCGTCCTCTGGATGGGAAGATATTCCAACTGAGGAGAGCAGTCTGTGGCATGTCTCTGCTACACAAACGGGAGCAACAAGGCCAAAGCTATCAGAGTCTGGGGGTTTCCAGTGCTGTGTATAACACGAGGGGCAAAACTCAGAAGTCGTGAGCAATGAGTTAGCCAAGATTATccacagaaaggagaaactaaGGAGCTATTATTGTGTGTGCCCTGCAGGAAGCAAAAGCCTAGAAACAGATAACCTGTATTGTCCAAAAAGGCAAGGCCAAGTCAAACTGACTGGTTTAAAAGGAGCAGCCTTTCAAGAGAGGAAGTCGGGATGCAGGACAAAGACAGGGCTGGAGTGGACAGGGAACTAGTTAGGATGCAAGGCAGTAAGGAAGGTGGAAAGCCCACCCCcaagctttatttttgtcttccctAACTTTGTGGCTTTTCCATTGCATTCACAAGATACATCTGAGCAGACAGGCTCGAGGtggggaagagggggaggaggagaggaagagagagagtgTAAAGGGCACCACAGTGCCAAAGTgcaacaacataaaaaaataaaataaaagacaggaCACTCATTCTGCACTCAGGGCTCATACCATGCAGTAACaggggcggccggggctgcTCCCCACCAGTAAACAGGGAGTTCGCTCGCTTAGTAGATTGGTTTTTCAGCCCACAAAGTAGGGTTGCCTAGCCAATGCGCGGTGATGTTCTTCAGTGAGACTGGCCGGTTGGGGAATGTGCTGCTACAGAACAGGCCTGTTAGCAGGAGCACCCGCTCTCCGTTACTGGCTGCTCAGGAGGTTTCTCTAGTTTGATGTCAATCACTGCAGCAGACAAGTTAAGGCAATCACCCAAttcaaggaaaaacaagaaggaaagaacagagaaagggaTCAATATCTGAGAAGGTTGTTAGCTGTCCCTTCTTGCTAAGGGCAGGTGTTTTAGCAGAGCAAACCATATCCTGCCTGAACAGAATTAACTGCAAACCAGCAGACTTGGTATGTCATGACCTTTTAGAGAACAGAGCCCAATCGGATAGGTCTGCACAGAAGACAGCTCTGtgcaaaaagaggaaaacatcaacagtattttaaaactgtgcaTTTTATCCTAAGGTTaagtggaaaaagcaaaatttgtgCCTGCCATTATAAGTAGTtgtgtatgtttatatatagaCCACAAGCAGGGTCATCAATTTACGTCCACAGCTAAGCACTACACTATACTGGCGGTTTCAGACACCTCTCTGCAAAAACCCAATAAGGCCCCTCCCCACAATGTGCCAAAAAGTCAGTAAGCCCAACCTAACAAAAGACAGTTGCCAAATTCTATGAGAACAGGAAAAGTTACTGATGAGAAAGCAAGGATACTGTcttctttgctcttctctggtGTGCTGTCCATCCCAGGTAAGGCAGCAGCCACACGAcggaaaagctgaaaaacagcaataGGAAAGCTGAAGgcttgtcagaaaaaaaaaaaatacatgttaaaaaCCCCACTGCCTTACAGAACTGTACAAACTTATAATGTAGGTACTTCAGCAAGCAAAGATTGACAAATGCTATGAGAATTTTATCTATGAAATCTAACaagttttattaaattattattcagTGCCTATCAAACAGGCAggtttattttacctttttctgctTGAACACAACATGGAATTAATTGCCAACAGTTCTTCCAGGGACACACAGAACAGTTCCCCTCCTGCACGAAGCATGCCATTTCCAGCCTCAACTGCTTTTGCACACAGCACCATTACAGCGCACAACTCAGGACTTCTGATGAGTGACCTCGCAAGAGGCAGATGGTTTAAGAAGCCTATGGAATGACTGAGGTTTTACAACCCATCCTTTTGGTTCAATTCTGCTGCAAAACAGCTATTTCTGAGCAGAACAGCTGGCTCAAGTGAGCTGCATTTAAGCTGTTAAGGACACGCTAGAGCTAGGAAGGACTATCATATCCccataaaaaccagaaaatagttttgcatATATTTCCAAGTCAATGCTTAGAGCTCCTCCTGCTGACATCAATGCAGCAGCTAACACAATTCAGACACTGCTAAGCAGTCTGGTGAAACGTGCTGCATAAAGAACTAGAGGAAAGATGTCCTAATCATCATTTTTCTCACAGTAGCTTGGTAGGGGCTTCTCACCCACCCCTCCAAACTGCATTATTTGAAAAATCGAGCCACCGAGGTTCCAGCAAGGTGCTGCAGTTAGTATCTCTTTAGTCACTTACGTTCTCACTGCAAACACCCGCTAGGCAAATAAAGCAATAGTAAGTCAGAACCAAAGACTAAAGTGGATTCAATCCAGAATagccaaaagaaacaaaactgaagtctCCTAATCCCATTGTGAGGTTCTCCTAACCAGCTGGTGTGCAGCAAGCTGGTAAGTATGTTTcccagctgccaccagcagTACTTATGCTCCTTGCAGACCCCTGGACTTTACAGCTGCCTTACTCCCCAAGTTTTGCCACACTTCAGAATGATTCCTGAACTAGCAAAGAGTGCATTCACAAGCTTATAGCCAAGAGgtaatgggcacaaactgaaacacaagaaattctgcttaaacataagaaaaaaagtttaactttttttaaattattattgtaCAGATAGTCAAACACTGCAACAGTTGCCTGGAGAGATGGAGCCTCTATCCTTCGAGATACTCAAAACTCAGCTGGAGTCAgttctgggcagcctgctctgaGCATGAAGGTTGGACTAGATCTCCAGAGAgcccttccaacctcaactattCCAAGATTTTCCTCTGCGGCTTGCAACAGAAGCAGGAACTTCTTTCTACTCTAGTGCACCAGCATCGTAAGCAATTATCCCAACCAATGCCAACACTGATTTTAGAAAACAGTGCATTAACTGTtaacaaaagcaaagggaaTGCACAGAACTGGGTTTGCCTGGCTGCACAAAATAGTGCCACTCCTATCCATCAGCACATTCTAGTTTTAGGTTCTCCTTTCTTTCAATGTAAGTTTGCTTAATTTAACAGGGAAGCACTGACTCGACAGGGAAGGAGCTTCCTCCAGATAACGCAGCAGCAGTAATCATTGGGCAAAAGGCATTTCAGGGGCTGACGTTAAACAATACAAGTAAATACCTGACAGAACACAACCCCCAAGCAGAGCATACACATACAGAGCAGTAAAGTACAGATTTCCTGGCTTTAGAATAGAACATTCATCTACCTGTTTCACATTGTATCCAGTCTTTGCACTGGTCTCAATAAACATCACATTCAGCTCTTTGGCTCTCTGTTCACCTTCTTCTGTAGTGATTTGCCTGGATGAAGACGCAAACAGAAgcacaaagacagaaaggaagaacagaCAGGAAGCATTAAGAGATGTCTGTGACCAAGATGCTTTTCACTGGAGAGCTGCTTCACCACCCCTTCCAAGAGCGCTCAGTCCATCAGTGGTGTCCTCAGGACCTCCAAGTCTTTAAGACCCCCAGGTCCTCCAGCTTTGAATGAAACAACCTCAGGTAAGTTACTCAGGGAATGCCTGGACTTTGACTGTTAGTAATGGATGGTCAGCACAGGATGAAGTTTGTGCAGGATATTTCACCTCATTCATAGCATCCTCAAAGGAAGGAAGAGCCCCCATACACTGCACCTGATACAAAAAGCAGTTTCCCAAAAGTCAATAGAAGAGAATTCCATGAGGTTACAGAGAGATTTCAGAAAGGCTCCAGCAGCAAGTACACTGCAACAGCAAGTGCTAGGCTGCTGCCTGCGAGCGAGCACCTGCAATTGCATCTCTGATCAATACCCTGTACATACCTGTTTCACATTATATCCTGCTTTAGCACTGGTTTCAATATACACCATATTCAGTTCTTGGGCTTTTCTCTCACCCTCCTCTATAGAAACCTGTCTACAGCAATGAGAAcaaatcacagaaaagaaaaacctaaacaaagaaaaatactccaaaaccaaaatgaaaactgcacGGAAAAAATAGCCACTAAGTGAAGCAACAttaacagggaagaaaaatttaaCAGGCTGTACCAGATAAGAACAGTGTTATTTTTAGTTCAGCTTTTTGGCCTCAGAACTTAACTTGCATCATCACTTGGTTTTTACCATAGAACAAATGGCTTCCAATACACTGTATTCCATTTGGCAAAACATGACCAAGCTCAGACTGATACTGTGGCTTTGTACAGCCTTAAAAGGACCAGTATTTCAGCCTAACACAAATCTAAcctccttttaaaagaaagacaagGCAGCTTCTTCTCCTGGAAGTTGGATATACACCATAATTCCACATTCTAACTTAGACCAGGACTACTGTCACATTAAACTTCTAAAATAAGAGCTTCTAGCACTATATGAACTTCAAACGTAGCTATGTTTCAAAcaattttcaggtatttttaattcttatggCAGTGCTGCATCAGCTGTCCTGTGCATGCACTCCACTTCACTTATGTACTATCAGGAAATTGTCCAAGGCTGTAATTATCCCCTTGGGTTTTCCAGTTCCAGATAAAACTGGATTTTGATAGAAATTAGAAGGCCTCCAATCTAAATGCCAGGTTATTCAGTTAGGGAGCTGCAGTTACTTCTAGCTCCCAGGAGGGCATAAGAGATACTAAGTTGTCAACATCCAGAACTGACTACAGTACACCACCTTGGATTTTGCTCTGTTGCTTTTGTAAACTGATTTCAGAGACTAGACTAATCCGAGGTCTTGCCACCAGCAGTTCTTAATCCAAATCAGCTACGCACATTTTTATCGTATTTCTGAAGCTCTGAGCACCAAGCTTCACCAATAATTCCAAAGTGCAAGGCACAGGACACTTAGAATGGCCTCCCACTGGAAGTGGGAAAAGCCAACAGTTGTCAAGCCTAAGGTGGTCTGCATGGAGGACAGAGAACACACTTCTCTAAGAACCATCAGTACAAAGCCCATACAGTGCCCAGCTGGAGCCTAActttatccttttccccactGACTCAAGCCACTAGCAAGTATTAGAATCGTCTGTGCTTTTCCTACTAGGCATGGCAAACAAAAACCTAACAGCATGACTTTTAAGGGACAAAGGGCAGAAAGCATCTGCTGACACCATTTTGTGCAGTCAAGGATGCTGGGTATTGTCTTGTACAAGCATTTGGACAACACTAAAACCACAAGGGAAAACTCACATCACAATACATTCTGCAGCAATATGTACACTGCAGGACTGAGTAAAGCAAGGCTTAGAATTTAAAATGTGGTAGCATCCAACAGTGAAACAGTGAGATCCCTATTTGGGCCATCATCCCAAGAAACAGTAAACAGGCAGTTCAGACAATAATGCCAgattttcctgagaaaacatTAATGTTCCACCTGTAAGGCCTTTCAATCTGTTATCAGATCAGAAGTATCTCATGAACAACCGAAGTATAAGGGTTTGATTTTTAAGACCTCATTTTGCTGTGCGATCCAGGCGTTTCCTACTTCTGTCTTTttaagatgctttcttttgcatCAGGTAATTCTCCATCATTTCAATACTTTGTATGTCCCATGACATACAAACCACACATTTTAGAGTACTTGGTGTATATGAAGATGTTTCAGCTTAAATTGTTTGGACTGTAAGGAACTGCATGGCTTACTCTATCTTCCCTTTGCCAACTACTACTGAAActaaccattaaaataaaaatctttccttaTCTACAATTTCTGATGACTTCATAAAGAATGATAaatctctgaaaacaaacaaaatttttgCTAAATCAACAATCAAGAGAagaatctgaaacagaaatgcaaaagcacaAGCCTGTGGTCTAAGAAGCCATTACATTGGTTATGTTGGTTGAAGTGGCATTGTAGGATTAAGAGTTTTAGCAGGAAAATACTTTATGACATTTTTGTGCAGTACATTGTCCACATGATTTTAAGAGTCTAATTAACTTTTTCCATCTCTTGGGGAAGCCCACTTTTGCTAATCTAGTTTCCTCTCACATATCCACAACATCTCAGTTTGTGTTACGACATGAAACTGATTCTCAGAAGGAAACCTTTTAGACTGTTACTGTAAAAGCTCATGCTTCATCTTGTAACAAGAAACTGTACTATGAACTTAACAGCTGCACATGTAGAATGATGTAAATAGGATTACAGTAGATTTCCTTACTTTTCCAAGACATCTTTCTGGCTTTATCtcagcatgaaaagaaaaatcacacacTCTGTCGTGAAATGTGGTATAGAGATAAAAGGAGGGGTTTTTCAGGTGGGTTTGTTTTAACCGAAAGGGAATAACTTTCATTTGCTGAAACCAGAAAACTAAACTTAATGACAAGCCATTTATGCTTCATTTAAAATCAACAATTGTTTTGAAGACAGACCAGTCAGCCAGTTCCTTGCTTTTACAGGGCAGCTCCCCTCCATTACCTCTTGTCTGCCAGGTCAGTTTTGTTCCCCACCAACATGATGATGACATCACTTCCTCTCTCTGTCCGCACATCATCAATCCACTTGGAGGTTTGCTGGAAAGAATTCAAGTCTGTAAAGAAGAATCAAATAGGAGTGCTGAGGATAAAACTTTTTAGAGAGGGAGAATGCTATGCCTGTACTCAGGTGCTTCTCCAGATCTCACCACACCACATATAAATGACCCATAAATTGTTTTCTGCTCAGAAAAacaaggagggggaaaaaacatttctaatggTAATCATCTTTTTGCAGAACTTCTGGTTGTAACTTATTAGTTCTGCTTACATGTAGCATTTCAAATAATGAGACATCAAAGTATCACTCACTTGTAATGTCATAGACTACCACAGCAATAGTGGAGTCGCGGATGTAGCTGGGAATGAGACTGCGGAACCGCTCCTGGCCTGCTGTGTCCCAAAGCTGCAGCCGAACCTGCTGGTACCAGGCCAGGGAgagcacagagaaagagagagaaagagagcaagagagaaaagaaaggaggaaactgTCCTTTAGAGAAAAGGCCATTTCTACAATCAACTGTATGCAGCTCAGTCTGAGAAGCTGACCTTGTAATCTTACCCAAAATATCCAAACACCACAGAAGTTTGCTTTTTTGACTGTAGACAATGTGCTTTTAATTACCTCCTTTGCTCATCTAGAGATTCTGTTATTCCCAAAGAGTCCTAGGTTATGACTGCTACCTTACTGCTGATAGCAGTGCCTAACAATACAGAGCTGGTTTTCCTGCTCTACCCAGGATTATGTATGGGGTCATGACAGGACTCCTAGCATAGAGCATCTCAAATCACAGCTTTCTTGGGCAATTCCCACGTGACAGACATGCAATTCCCCCAGCCATGTAGTAAAATAGCATCTATTCTTCAGCATCAAGCATCCAGAAGATAGCAATGAGGATCTTCAGGCAAGATTAAGGCAATCAACAACCTCCGTTccagctgaaacaaaagcaggtGTTACACACCGCAAGCTTCACAAGACACAAATGGCACAGGGCTCACCATCTCAGATAAGCACAAGAGTCAGATACAAGCACAAATGCTACGAGAGGCACAGTTTGATCTCCAGAACTATGCCCAAACACAAATTGACCTATCGTACACAGCAGCTCTAAGGTCTGGGACCTGCCTGTTTGAAACAACAATAGTCAAAACATGCCCAACTACCACACTGAATGcttaacagcagcttttcacaaCTGGGAGTGATAACATTTCCTTCCCAGTCATTACTCCACACTGTGAGCGGTACAAGTAGCACTCACTGTCAGAAAACACGATTGCTGTTGGCATTCTCAACAGGCATGAGTTTCACAGGAGGGCAGATACTGGTTCCCAGCTTAATTACATGACTTGGTTAAATGTGCTCACAAAGCCACTTATTCACCaatgagggagagcagctgttTATGCACAGAACAGTAGTTAATAAGGCAGCTTGCAGGAGACTGGCTACATGGGAGAAAGCAGTTACAGAAGGACCAATAATTGGcttgtttagaaaagaaatacaagctgGACAGAGCACATGCCTGCAAAGTGTTTTGCTACTAGCAGATTCAAAACAACATCCTATCTACATCAGGATATGTAGATCTGATGAACTGCGGCTTCAGGAAGATTAGGGCTTATAGCtcatgctttgttttgaagGCAGCCTTGATTACAGTAGCAAAAGTCAAGGCTCTACTACCCCAGGAAACTCAGGGTGACTATCTCCAAGCACCTGGACAATATTACATCAGTGCTGAAAGATCAGATTGATAATGACAGCTCCTGGCTCTTGTTTCTGGACTTCACAACAAGCTCCCACGGAGTCCCCGAAACATTGCTGCTACACCAGACTATTCACC
The genomic region above belongs to Falco peregrinus isolate bFalPer1 chromosome 13, bFalPer1.pri, whole genome shotgun sequence and contains:
- the RAB41 gene encoding ras-related protein Rab-41 isoform X1 encodes the protein MATARPGVWRSDVRVTAAEVTTTRRAGRRRCRCARGGVSFSSVTAPARPPRAAMSAPGSGGEFGNPLRKFKLVFLGEQSVGKTSLITRFMYDSFDNTYQATIGIDFLSKTMYLEDRTVRLQLWDTAGQERFRSLIPSYIRDSTIAVVVYDITNLNSFQQTSKWIDDVRTERGSDVIIMLVGNKTDLADKRQITTEEGEQRAKELNVMFIETSAKTGYNVKQLFRRVAAALPGMDSTPEKSKEDMIDIKLEKPPEQPVTESGCSC
- the RAB41 gene encoding ras-related protein Rab-41 isoform X5; the protein is MATARPGVWRSDVRVTAAEVTTTRRAGRRRCRCARGGVSFSSVTAPARPPRAAMSAPGSGGEFGNPLRKFKLVFLGEQSVGKTSLITRFMYDSFDNTYQATIGIDFLSKTMYLEDRTVRLQLWDTAGQERFRSLIPSYIRDSTIAVVVYDITNLNSFQQTSKWIDDVRTERGSDVIIMLVGNKTDLADKRQVSIEEGERKAQELNMVYIETSAKAGYNVKQLFRRVAAALPGMDSTPEKSKEDMIDIKLEKPPEQPVTESGCSC